A single genomic interval of Cherax quadricarinatus isolate ZL_2023a chromosome 76, ASM3850222v1, whole genome shotgun sequence harbors:
- the Mtl gene encoding ras-related C3 botulinum toxin substrate 1 — protein sequence MSSGRPIKCVVVGDGTVGKTCMLISYTTDSFPKEYVPTVFDNYSAPMVVDSIPVSLGLWDTAGQEDYDRLRPLSYPQTDVFLICFSVVSPSSCENVTSKWYPEIKHHCPDAPIILVGTKMDLREDKETLALLSDQGQSPVKREAGQKLANKIRAVKYMECSALTQRGLKQVFDEAVRAVLRPEPMKRRQRKCSVL from the exons ATGTCATCTGGCCGTCCCATTAagtgtgtggttgtgggagaCGGTACTGTGGGCAAGACCTGTATGCTCATATCCTATACCACAGACTCCTTCCCTAAAGAATACGTCCCCACAGT atttgACAATTACTCAGCACCAATGGTGGTGGATAGCATTCCTGTCAGTTTGGGGCTTTGGGACACAGCGGGGCAAGAAGACTATGATAGATTGCGACCCTTATCGTATCCACAG ACGGATGTGTTCTTGATCTGCTTTAGTGTGGTGAGTCCGTCCTCCTGTGAGAACGTCACCTCTAAGTGGTATCCAGAAATTAAGCACCATTGTCCAGATGCACCTATTATTCTTGTTG GCACAAAAATGGACCTAAGAGAAGACAAGGAGACTCTAGCACTCCTATCTGACCAGGGACAATCTCCAGTTAAGAGAGAAGCAGGCCAAAAACTAGCAAATAAAATCAGAGCTGTGAAATACATGGAATGCTCAGCACTAACACAACGAGGACTAAAGCAG gtatttgaTGAAGCTGTGAGGGCAGTACTCCGGCCAGAACCCATGAAGAGAAGACAGCGCAAGTGCTCAGTCCTCTAA